A stretch of Synergistaceae bacterium DNA encodes these proteins:
- a CDS encoding flavodoxin family protein, giving the protein MKVVLVNGSPHEKGCTFTALSEVAGALHKNRIETEIFWIGTNPVRGCVACGTCRKNGGRCVYDDDPCNHMIDIFTSADGIVIGSPVYYAGPNGVLCALLDRVFFAGSSGYKYKPAAAIASCRRAGAISSFDRLNKYFTINNMPIVSSQYWNDIHGTNPEEAKRDLEGMQIMRTLGDNMAWLLKNLAGEKTAIPISYEEKIRTNFIR; this is encoded by the coding sequence ATGAAAGTTGTATTGGTAAATGGTAGTCCACATGAAAAGGGTTGTACATTTACGGCGCTTTCTGAGGTTGCTGGTGCGTTGCATAAGAATAGAATTGAAACTGAAATTTTTTGGATAGGAACAAATCCCGTTCGTGGCTGTGTTGCTTGCGGAACTTGTCGTAAAAATGGTGGACGTTGTGTTTACGATGATGACCCATGTAATCATATGATCGATATATTCACATCAGCAGATGGAATCGTCATTGGCTCACCTGTATATTATGCAGGACCAAACGGTGTTTTATGTGCTCTTCTAGACAGAGTGTTCTTTGCAGGTTCTAGCGGATATAAATATAAACCAGCTGCTGCTATAGCAAGTTGTAGGCGTGCTGGTGCAATCTCTTCTTTTGATCGTTTAAATAAATATTTCACAATAAACAATATGCCTATTGTATCTTCTCAGTACTGGAATGATATACATGGTACGAATCCTGAAGAAGCGAAGAGGGACCTTGAGGGTATGCAAATAATGCGAACTTTAGGCGATAATATGGCGTGGTTACTTAAGAATCTGGCAGGAGAAAAAACCGCAATTCCTATTTCGTATGAAGAGAAGATAAGGACGAATTTTATTCGATAG